A segment of the Zingiber officinale cultivar Zhangliang chromosome 8B, Zo_v1.1, whole genome shotgun sequence genome:
gtcataccatggataacaacgaACAAATGCAGGTCGGGAAACCGACCCAGCATGCAGGTCAGGACGTTCATACCACGGATGACATCGGACAGATGTAGATTAGGGAACCGACTCAACATGCAGGTCGGGACAGTCATACCATCGATAACAGCGAACAGAGGCAGGTCGGGAAACCGACTCAACATGCAGGTCAGGACagtcataccatggataacagcaaatAGATGCAGGTCGGGAAACCGACCCAGCATGCAGGTCAGGACGTTCATATCATGAATGACAGCGGACAAAAGCAGATCAGGGAACCAACTCAACATGCAGGTCGGGACAGTCATACCATCGATAACAGCgaacagatgcgggtcgggaaatCGACCCAACATGCAGGTcaggacgttcataccatggatgaTAGTAGACAGATGAGGTCGGGAAACCGACCCAGCATGTAGGTCGGGATGTTCATACCATGGAAACAGCGAACAGAGGCAGGTCGTGAAACTGACTCAACATGCAGGTCAGGACagtcataccatggataacagcgaacAGATGCAGGTCGGAAAATCGACCCAGCATGCAGGTcaggacgttcataccatggatgaCAGCGGACAGATACAGATCAGGGAACCGACTCAACATGCAGGTCGGGACAGTCATACCATCGATAACAGCGAATAGATGCGGGTCGGGAAACCGACCCAGCATGCAGGTcaggacgttcataccatggatgaCATCGGACAGATGCAAGTCGGGAaaccgacccagcgtgcaggtcgggacgttcataccatggataacatcggacagatgcaggtcagggaaTCGACACAACGTGCAGGTCgcgacgttcataccatggacaACAGCGGACAAATGTCGGTCAGGAAAccaacccagcgtgcaggtcagaacatacatgccttggatagcaacaAGCGGACGCAGGTCGAGAATTAGACCCAGTGTGCAGCTCAGAATGTACAGGCTTCGAATGACGCAGATGAAGGTGGGTCAGGAGACCAGACACTATAGGACAAATAGAcctgcaaggaatcgtaaccacctgtcagggaacaatcatcacatgtcagggaatattctaacggtGGGAGTCTCATACTCCTCTTGGTTCCTCCGCCAGCTTATAAGAGGAAGCCACGTGTCGACCACcgtcagacaaagcctgacatccgacattccctggCATTCGCCAGGTTCCATAAGCctcagttgcagtataaaaaggggtgCTTTGTCCCTTACGTAGGTACTCTCACTCGTCATTTTTTaccagtcttttacttttcgtgctttctctgtgatttctggggaaaaagtacctgacttgagcgtcggaggacctgacccggggactttttccctggtttcttgTCTCTAACGATCGTgtgactcgtctgagtgtgtgcagagcaaCAACGTCGTCATCATAAGCCTTTCTTTCCGTACAACCGCCCGTGTGCACCTGTTCACGGGGTACCTCGCTGATTCAGTATCTCAACGATTTTCCATCAACGTTTAGCACAGCAAGGCCCGCCCTCAtccgactcaacttccggacgAGATGAATAATCATAATGAACTTGTGCTAATATCAAATCTTGTTTTTCCCAGATTCTATTCCATGCAATGTCGTGCATTCTTCCAAACTTAGATATGCAAAGCATCAGCATTCTTCCagctttttttttaaagaaggcGACCAAGTTGAAAGAATCAAACTGCAAagagaaaaataacaaaaaagtGCCGCTCGCAAAACCTGCAGTTGCAGGGAACTTGGAATACGTGTGAGATTTGCCACTGAAGCATGCACAGACGAGAGCCTCCTTCTACAATTCAGAGTCAACGTAATGACTCACCACATCCATATCCCAACCTGGCATGATCAGATTAAGCCGACCGTCGCCGTCATAATATtcaaaaaatacaaataaaagcaGCAACGAAGAATTGCACGAGTAGAGAAGCTTTGAACATCCACGATTAATCAATCTATCCCATCAGGATCAGCTCAGGCTTACCTTTTGATCAGACTGGGTCAAACCATCATGCAGTCCCAGGCTCCTCCCAGCTGTGCCGAATAACGAATAGACACGCTAATTGGACCGGCCGGAAAGGCTGGTTGGACCAGTCCACTCCGGTTATCGAAATCGACGTGCGCGCGTCCTCCTATTTAAGTGCACTGCTATGCTCTGCTCCGCTCCCTGCCATTCTCAATTTGAAGAGGCAGCAAACGACGACGGTCACAGGGAGAACGAGATGTGCAACGCCACTCCACCGTCCTCTCCTCCCCCTTTACCTTCGCTTACCAAATCTCATCTTTTGAACAGCACTCCTGATGATCTCCATCGCCCTCCGAGTGTTACTGAGGTATATAAATATGTTCTACGTGCACGCATTTTGACGTGGTTGATTACTTCTGCTTTAAATCGTCGTTTaaattgattaatatatattaatGTGTGATTAGTTAGCGGAGGAGATGCACGCGATCGGTAAGATATCGGTGCCCGCCGCCGTTACCGGGCTCATGCTTTACTCACGCGCTATGATCTCGATGCTCTTCCTCGGGCACCTCGGCGAGCTGGAACTGGCCGCCGGTTCGTTGGCGATCGGGTTCGCCAACATCACCGGCTACTCGGTGCTGTCCGGGCTAGCGATGGGTATGGACCCCATCTGCGCGCAGGCCTTCGGCGCCAACCACCTTAAACTCCTCGGTCTCACCCTGCAGCGCGCCACTCTGCTGCTCCTTTCTGCCTCCCTTCCCATCTCCCTCCTGTGGCTCAACGCCCGAGCCATCTTGCTCCGCTGCGGCCAGGACGAGCAAATCTCCTCCGCCGCCCACGTCTTCATCACCGCAGCCACGCCcgacctcctcctcctctcctttcTTCATCCGCTCCGCGTCTTCCTCCGTGCGCAGAACATCACCCTGCCCGTCACCTACTGCTCCTTCTTCTGCGTCACTCTACACGGTCCGCTGACTTACCTTCTGGTGGTGCGCCTCCGCCTCGGCATCGCCGGCGTGGCTGCTGCCATGATCTGGACCGACCTCAACCTCCTCGTCTGTCTGTTACTCTTCCTGTTCTGCTCCGGCGCGTGCCGAGACACCTGGCCCGGCGGCCTCTCCGCCGACTGCCTTCGTGGATGGCCGGCGCTTCTCCGACTTGCTGCGCCGTCGTGCGTGTCGGTCTGCCTCGAGTGGTGGTGGTATGAGCTCATGATCCTCCTCAGCGGCCTCTTCGCGCACCCCCGCGCAGCCATCGCCTCGATGGGCATCCTCATCCAGACCACCTCCCTTGTGTACGTCTTCCCCTCCGCTCTCAGCTTCGGCGTCTCCACCCGCATCGGAAACGTGCTCGGTGCTAACCGCCCTGACAAGGCCCGCGCTGCGGCAGTGGTGGGGCTCGCCTGCGCTGTCGCGCTCGGCCTCGCGGCTACCGCTTTCACGGCGTCGATGAGGCACCAGTGGGGGCGGCTGTTCACCCTCGACGAGGAGACACTGAAACTCACGGCCCTCACGCTTCCCATCGCCGGACTCTGCGAGCTCGGGAACTGCCCGCAAACGGTGGGCTGCGGCGTGCTTCGGGGGAGCGCGCGACCTGCCACCGGTGCCAATATCAACCTAGGTTCCTTCTACCTGGTGGGGATGCCCGTCGCCGTGCTTCTTGGCTTCATCGGAAAGATGGGTTTGCCGGGCCTGTGGGTGGGGCTCCTCGCGGCGCAGGCCTCGTGCGCAGCTCTCATGGCCTTGACCCTCGCTAGAACGGATTGGTTGGCGGAGGCAGAGCGTGCCAGAGAATTGACCAATTACTCTACTTCTCCTTCGACCATTCCAATTTCTGTTCCTGATTTTAACCACATACTTGATAACACAACGGCGCTGTCTCCTAATTCCATAGAAGCAGAGAAGAAACCGACAACTCTACAAGACGTCTTATACATGATTCATGATGATGTGAAGACGGCAACTAGTGACTCAGAAACAGCTCCTCTCGTCCTCTCTATCGATTGAACTgagttcattaaaaaaaaaaaaattctccctTTGGTTTTATAGTCAGGATTTTGCTAGTGAATAATCCCACTGATTCCTctgttttttctaaaaatatcttcttttttcCCTTTGATTAAGGAACTGAAAATGCAACCAAAAGTAATGAGAGGAAGAACAGAGACAGCGACCACAAAAAGTAGCAACTTTTCACGTTGAATGCTTACTTCCCGTGCTGTTCACAAACCGGAAAGTAGTGCTGCAGTCACTTTCGGCATTTGTACTTGGCCATAGTGTCTTTAACAAGCTTCCTACATCATCCTGTCTACAGATGCTTCTCCGCCTTAAAAATTTAGCTGCAATTTCAACAAAATGTGCTTGTGTGTTGTTGCTGCACTCGGTGTGTAACATACTTAGGCTTGAACGCTCCACTTTTGCTTTCTAACATTGAACATTCTGTGGCCCTGGTTTCCTTCAACAAGAAATATCTTTGGTGAGAGTTTTCTATGACGACGTTTAACACAATCAAAATAGTTGTTCAATTGCGCACAAAACTCTAGTTAGAAATCGTACTTCCCTTTTCTTTTCGCTGTATGGTTGTCTGTAGTTTTTGTGTTGTGTTGTTGTACGCAGTTGAGAACTTTTAGCATACATGAAAGAGACATTAAGTTTCTCTGCTAGTCTAATGTACTACCCTCGTTGAATCTAATGATTGAAGAAATTTGACGAGGGACAACTTTGTAATGCTAAAATTGGCTTGCCGGTGAAATAGAAAACATTTGTAGCAGCAAACTTCATGAATCGCTTGAATGCTTCCTGATGTGGTTGGAACGACAGGCCACGTCTTAGACCCAGGAATCGAATTAGGAATCGGTCAATACAAACTCCAATCGACCCAAGATAGAGCTCAAGTTAAGTTGGCCCAAATCTTCCAAATTTCGCCCAAGTCGATTCGGCACCTATCCATCTTAAATTAAATCAACTCGGCAAGGCATCTGAACTCAACACGAGTTAGTCTGACTCATGGCAGAACTCGGGCCAAACCAGCTGGCATCGGTCGAGCTCAAAGGGAGGCCTGATTGGAGGCACGAACATAGGGTAGATGTGGCATAGGCATATCAACCAAGACATGGGAGGACGTTGTTGAACACGTCAGATATGGTGTAGACACGATTTGAGGATGTGGGAGACGAACAAGAGATATGCGCATAAAACCCGAGCAAGCCTT
Coding sequences within it:
- the LOC122014287 gene encoding protein DETOXIFICATION 48-like, whose protein sequence is MCNATPPSSPPPLPSLTKSHLLNSTPDDLHRPPSVTELAEEMHAIGKISVPAAVTGLMLYSRAMISMLFLGHLGELELAAGSLAIGFANITGYSVLSGLAMGMDPICAQAFGANHLKLLGLTLQRATLLLLSASLPISLLWLNARAILLRCGQDEQISSAAHVFITAATPDLLLLSFLHPLRVFLRAQNITLPVTYCSFFCVTLHGPLTYLLVVRLRLGIAGVAAAMIWTDLNLLVCLLLFLFCSGACRDTWPGGLSADCLRGWPALLRLAAPSCVSVCLEWWWYELMILLSGLFAHPRAAIASMGILIQTTSLVYVFPSALSFGVSTRIGNVLGANRPDKARAAAVVGLACAVALGLAATAFTASMRHQWGRLFTLDEETLKLTALTLPIAGLCELGNCPQTVGCGVLRGSARPATGANINLGSFYLVGMPVAVLLGFIGKMGLPGLWVGLLAAQASCAALMALTLARTDWLAEAERARELTNYSTSPSTIPISVPDFNHILDNTTALSPNSIEAEKKPTTLQDVLYMIHDDVKTATSDSETAPLVLSID